The nucleotide window CAGATATTGTCTATGGTCATTAAATTTGTCTGTTGGGCAGATAAATGTATTCTGGTAGCATCACCACATACCATTTTCTTTTAGTTCTTTTGTTTGATGTGTATgtaaattagttcttctatttgatgtgtgtgtaaattagttcttctgtttgatgtgtgtgtaaattagttcttctgtttgatgtgtgtgtgtaaatttgtTGGATTTCTTTGGCTCCGTTAGCATGAGGTAGTTAGGAACCGGGAGCTCTGCATGTTGATCTGCCGCCTGGAGGAGAAGGAAGTGGAGACTGGGCGGAGCCTAATGGAGCAGGCGGAGTCAAACAAACAGCTGTGGTTGGAGATCAGTGCACTAAAGAAACAGCTGAAGGCTAAAGACAACGCTCTCTCAGAGGCcaatcaggtgtgtgtgactgtaacaTAGgaaaagacgtgtgtgtgtgactgtctgtaTCCAAGGAAAACACAACTCACTCTGAGGGGCCAACCCTAtgtgtgcgtgttctcacaGGCCCACCAGAGGTGTgttgaaatttggcaaacagtggCAAATATTTGTGGTGAACAAGTTGTCTCTGAACAGTTAAACTTTAACGATTTGGTGTTTACAAACATTCCATGGTAACCGTTTGGTGTAAACATTCCATGGTAACGGTAACACagctccagttcagctccactATATGTTCGCAGAGAACTACCTCCTTAGACTGTTTGCAATCATTCGCCTGTGTTTGGGAATTTGAACAcacctcaggtgtgtgtgtgtttattgacaTGGGTGTGCTTGGCTCATGTTTTCTTTCAGTTGTTTGGTGAggacactctcacactctcactcacttacacaccctctcacacacacacacacacacacacacacacacacacaatattataGATTCTTAGGATTACATAAGCAatgtgttacattacattagctGTCAGATTTGGAGGTTGTATTTACCACTTAATTTCATGCAATTTCATGCAGACTGTGGCGTTCCTGAAGAATGAACTAAAGGATCTGCATCAACAACAGCAGATGAATCACTggtatactcacacatacacacacacaccagccgaCCAGCTGACACCAGCTCAGGAGTCACTGGTCTGGTCAGAACCACTGGTCTCACCTGACGCCCAGAGTCCGCTGGTCTCATCTGCGGGTCAGAGAATTGTGGAGGCTCTAGTGTCTGGTGTTAAAGAAGAATATTCTGCTGATGCTGGTGGATATGAAGAGAGCCATCATTCTGGTAAGGGGAGTGAACAGCTACAAGTGGCCTATGCTATTGGGAGTATTTTATTAAGTTGTGCGTCTCGTGTTTGTGCGTACCTCTGAAATTCACCACCCAAACGCTAGTTGGAGTGGTAAACTCCATGCTGTGATAGACCTCATTTTGTGATATCCACAATTTAAaagtctaaagtcagtggcatATGAAAAATGTGATTAATTAGTAGCCTTTAATATGTGCCATTGTTATCGGCCGATATTTGCTATTTGCTGAAGGAAAGCCACATACTGATCCTTCATCTAAATTCTCAGTATTATCTTTCCATTGCTGCTCTACAAACATGTGCCAGCTAGAAATGGCAACGGCACCTTTTTTTTATGCGACAGGCAAGCGTGTTGGAAGTGTTTCCAGCCAAAAGAGACTGTCCACAGCAGCTCTACATCAGAGACCTTTCTGATTTGAATGGTCACATAAAAAACACAATACAGCAGTTACGGAGCAGACACGCACCGCTCACGGCACAGTGGCGTTCTGCAACAATTACACAAAGTATCACACTGTTTAATGCTGTTTAACAGTGTGTAAAAAGCCAACGTTGACATTTTTACTATTtccctgtgtgctctgtgtgttcactaattcacggatgagataaatgcagagaccaaattccttgtatacgcaagtatacttggcctagaaacatTGTGTTGAATAAATATTATTGGACGATTTATCATGTATTGGTTTTTAAAATCCTCAAGTATCGAAATCAGTATTGGTCTTTAAAAGCCCATATCGATCGGGCTTTAGTAGCCTTGAAATTCTGCTAAAAGAATGAAAGCATGCACTTAAATGAGtgaatgtaattatgtatgtgtgtattcttTTGAGTTTCTGCAGTGGAGGCAGTTGATCCCAAATCAGAACTGACCTTCTCTGCTGCAGCGGAGGCAGTTGATCCCAAATCAGAACTGACCTTCTCCTCAGCTGCAGACATTAAAACTGAAATTATACAGGTACGGAGTTTGGAACAGGGATCTACAGCACTTTTGTTTTGTAAGGAGCTCTAGTGAGACGGAGTTAAAACATGTAGGCAGCCAGAATGTGGGAGCACAGCATCTCGCCATTTTAACAGAAAATGAACTAAATGTGTTAAGCCACCTTGTGATTGATAATTAATGTCTAAACCCACATCAAACCtgccaatgaaaataaaaccgTAAACTCTCAGATAGCAGAAACACAAGACGTAAAATTGTAATTTTGATATCTCTGTGAGTTTTAGGGAGACGAAGAAATGTCAACAGTGGCTCCGGTCTTCAGTTCTGAGTCGGACCAGTCTTCTCCAGACCCTGCGTCTCTGGCCCAGTTAAGGGGCGTGTCCGTAGTGCTGGTGGACTGCTGTAGAACACAAGAACAACAAGGGAAGGACGACGAGAACCTCAGAGATGGAGAAGAACCCAAAAACAGTAAgacatctcatacacacacactcacacagccacgaccgcacatacacacactcacacacaggcacgaacgaacgcacagacacacacacacacacaggcacgaaagcccatacacacactcagcttaAATGAACTCTGATTCATGCCTTTCACATTGGTTCCATTGTGTTTGCATCATGTGAAAAGTGCAAATGTAAGATTTGTGTGTGCAATACGTGTCCGGCCGTCCGTGTcattgttttatatatatatatatatatatatatacagtatatattttttttgtgaAACAGGAAATGGATCATCTCTGTCATCGTCAGCTATTGCAGCGTTCCCCTCCATCTCCGAGACCCCGACTCCTGAGATGGACAGGTCCAAACCTTCCTTCTGTTCTGTGCGTGGCCAGACCTTCCCCTCCCAGTCTCCTCTCCGACGACCTCCTCATGTTCACAAACGAAAGCgccctctctcctgccctcaGTGTGGCAAGACCTTCCTTCACGCAGCGACGCTCCACGCACACCAGCGCGTTCACACCGGACGCTCGCACCACTGCACTTACTGTCCGAGAAACTTCCTCAGCGAGTGGGATCTGAAACGGCACCGGCGCATTCACACAGGAGAACGGCCCTATCACTGTGCTCAGTGCGGCAAGAGCTTCACTCGGAAGGATAACCTCCAATCGCACCAGCGTATTCACCTAGAGGAGAGAACATATCTCTGCTCTCACTGTGGGAAGGGTTTTACTCGTGAAGATTACCTTAAAAAACACCAGCGTATTCATACAGGATAAATCTTCAATAGACCAatttcacagtgtccaggtgtccggcctcattgatgttaatgataccttaattggcagggtaaaacgtcttcctgtttctgtctttcctgtttctgtctttcctgtggacttttcttttgctgtctatgggacagtgcgcttccacaggaagttgatttaCACAGCGGCCCCATCTTGTGAAATAGGCTAATTGAGAGCATCACCTCCGACACCACACGGGGAAATGATTCAGGCCCAGTGTGGATTTTAGCTGCAAAGCTAACAAGGCTGTTTTCAAGGTCGCAGGTGTTAAAGGAGATTTCTgccaatttttcttttttttttacactctgggggcatgttcatggggcagctacagtgctacactctgggggcatgttcatggggcagctacagtgctacactctgggggcatgttaatggggcagctacagtgctacactctgggggcatgttaatggggcagctacagtgctacactctgggggcatgttaaTGGGGCAAGGCTGTTTTCAAGGTTGCaggtgttaaaggagaattctgtcaatttttcttttttttacactctgggggcatgttcatggggcagctacagtgctacactctgggggcatgaacatttGACCAGTGTCAACCATTTTGCTTTCATCAAAGAGAAAGAGGTTAAGAATAAGGGAGAAAAGTAAAAGTCTACaacaaatgtatgtgtatgcataaatactcttttattccgtgagggaaatttggtctctgcatttatcccaatccgtgaattagtgaaacacactcagcacacagtgaacacacagtgaggtgaagcacacactaatcccgatgcagtgagctgcctgcaacaacagcggcgctcggggagcagtgaggggttaggtgccttgctcaagggcacttcagccgctttcttctggtcggggttcgatccagcaaccctctggtctgaagcgctaaccagtaggccaaggcTGTTAAGACAAGTCAACCAGGACACTTGGGCTGTCTACCAGCATTGACATACTAGAGGACCCCGTGTCTgcagaggcttgggcttcatGTGCAGTCTGTCTCCGGTGGTTCCATGAAAACTGTGCAGAGGACAATGGGGTTATAGATGATGACGCTTACATGACATGCACCACTTCTGTTTCCAGAGATGTAATGACCTTCTGCTGGTTGTTTTTCCTTCGGTATTTGTCATCGTTTGTGCAGGTTGTAGCTTGTTGTTTGTTAGCAGATATGCTGCATTTGATATACTGTACCTTTAAATAGGCTATGCTAGTTGTGGTTGCCAGTGTTTGTTGTTTAGTAAAATAGCTGTGAAATCAGCCTATTGTTTTGTGCTAAGCACAGACTGCCTCTGTGATTCAgttctgtgtttctgtttgctTACTTTACTGTAAATTGAACTGAATCAAGTTGAGGCACACCATTCACCTGCCATGGTTATGATTACAGTATTTTGCCGACACttaaaaagttaaaataaaaaaaaaaaaaaaaaaaacagtttaaaaCATCATATTTTCCATCTAATTAAGGTAGCATAATATATCCTAAGAAATAAAACGTTTGTAAATTGAGTACATTtctaatgtttaatttgttcatATATCACTTTTATtgctcttcatactattcatcctgcacatacacttattcatactactcttataatgttactgtatctgcactacaatggtgttaccacactgcacatagctgtacatactgtacatatctgtctatgcagttcatactgaatatccatatttattctgtttttctcataatatattctgttaatacactgcatatatctactGTATATTACTCTTGCTCCTcttgttactgctactacactgcacatatatGTACTTGTTGTTCAtactacat belongs to Alosa sapidissima isolate fAloSap1 chromosome 20, fAloSap1.pri, whole genome shotgun sequence and includes:
- the LOC121694731 gene encoding zinc finger protein 354C-like; its protein translation is MTKMQKGADGRPTRTSFISRSEGLRPPQHIESARHRVEVNSKTDEMTQHIEMTSHRKACIDLEKATKFITEVLQHEVVRNRELCMLICRLEEKEVETGRSLMEQAESNKQLWLEISALKKQLKAKDNALSEANQTVAFLKNELKDLHQQQQMNHWYTHTYTHTPADQLTPAQESLVWSEPLVSPDAQSPLVSSAGQRIVEALVSGVKEEYSADAGGYEESHHSVEAVDPKSELTFSAAAEAVDPKSELTFSSAADIKTEIIQGDEEMSTVAPVFSSESDQSSPDPASLAQLRGVSVVLVDCCRTQEQQGKDDENLRDGEEPKNRNGSSLSSSAIAAFPSISETPTPEMDRSKPSFCSVRGQTFPSQSPLRRPPHVHKRKRPLSCPQCGKTFLHAATLHAHQRVHTGRSHHCTYCPRNFLSEWDLKRHRRIHTGERPYHCAQCGKSFTRKDNLQSHQRIHLEERTYLCSHCGKGFTREDYLKKHQRIHTG